The DNA segment attaaaaaatataaatcgaaTTACCAATCACAACACTTGTTTTTGTCGGATTGTGAATGTTAATCAAACTTAATATAGATAACATGATTCTTTCGATCTTtagtaatataaaattatatttcattgtATCTTTCTTCGTCTTATACATCAATAATTTCTAACATATGTAATGCATGTTTAGCATCAAACAGAAGCTCACGTGGATTGTTTCGTGACAATGATGGCCACTATgatgcaaaagaagaagaagaagaactggtTAGTTGACACATCAacatagcaaaggacaaagggaaCTTGACAACCTCTATGATATGTATCACTGTTCGCATCAAAAAAAGATGATGAAACTTGGTGTCATGTAGAAACACTTGTACATTAATTAGTGGTCATCTATAAGCTCATATATGAGGTAATATTTCCAGCCAATTTGTAAGATGAAGTCAGTCAGCACAACCACACACATTGGTGATCTGAAAACACAAGAGACATGGGGAATTAATTGCATTTAATTGGATGTACTACCAAGTGGTAGCCAAAGCCAAAACTTTAGCAACATACATTAAGCTGTCTATGTGGATCACATGCTCACAATAGTTAGCACTGATTTGTCTCGTAGAGATGATATCTAATGTACTCCTCTAAAACCCTCAAATATTACGTAAACTCCTTCAAAATATGAAGTTTCATTGATAGATCTATGTATTATGGAAGTCCAATTTTCAAAAATAGTTAATAATTATGATGCAGTAAAtagaagttatatatatatatatatatccagcaATACTGATAGGAGCAATGTGAAGAATAATCTCATACTTCAATGCCGGTTGTCTCATTATGCCATTGACTGAAGTAAATAGAAGCATGTTTACGACTACAATGATAGAGACAAAGCAGAAAAGCAATAAACACAGTTCGAGTAAACCACAGAGAGACATCAAGTACTGCTCTTAACAGTTGACATCTAAACTTAATGCATGTATATCTTAACAAAAGTCGACATCTTCTATTGCCCTCCACAGTGTTTCCGACGACCGGCCTTTGCAGGGATTATTCGGATTCTCTTGGCTACACGAACGAAATCCCTGAAAACATGGGAACAAGGAAATGGAAAGATCATGGCGATGTTTGTGTTTATGGAGGAAGAATGAAACAGATACATCGACTCACTTCCAGTTAAGGTCACCCACGAGGAGCAGGTCGTCCTCCATGTCTTCGTAGGCCACCATGTAGCCAGGTACTGCGTTGGCCAGCTGCAGCTCCTGGTATCCCCCGTCTCCATGTCCGTCGCCCCCATCGAAATCGACGAACATGCGACGCAAGGCCTTCGCCAAGCTCTCGTAGCTGGTGTGCTGGTCGAGGTAGATGCGGTGGCAGATGGAGCGCCCCTCGAGGACGACGGTGACCGGGGGGACGACCGACGCAGCCGCCTCGTCGTCCATGGCCGAGAAAGACAAGAGCTTCCTGCGAGGGGGCTGAGCAGGCACTGCGGCCGCACCGACATCCCCGCACCGTTGATGGAAGGGAGCGGCGCCGGGGTGCAGGGTCCCTTGCTCGTCCCACCGACGCTTCGGCGCTGCATGGTGCAACTCAACCCCGCTCATCCTCGTCGCTGAACCCAGGCCTTGCTTCCTAGCTGCCACCCCTCCCCCCCCACCTaaataatagagagagagagagagagagagagagagagagagagagagagattaacggGGTGAAGTGTCGTAGTTATGTGCAACTACCACACTGTCGAACGAAGAGTAAAGGGTGTGAATTGAATGCTTATATGTCTTTCTAGTGAGGCTTTGGTGCGTAGCAATATTTTCTAAAGGCAGCGCTGTGGTTGCTTGCAAGCGAGAAAGAAGACGATGCCGTTGCTATGATGAGGGCTTGTGGGTGGGGGAGATGGAAGTGATGGGTGTTTGTACTGTGTTCTACTGGGGATTGGAGGGAAGGCGTGAAAGAGACGTCGGTGCCCTTTCTTCTTGTAATGCCGCAGCGGCCGCCGAACGCTTCGCCGTTTGACTCTCTTACTGTCCCTTCGGGATGATCATCTCACTGTGGGCATGTCATGACATCTGATCGGGCTCGAAAGGCTTACTTGATTCTCGAGTGTAGTAGCAACAGGAGAGGACAACGAAGGGCCAACACTGTTCCATCTTTTAACTATACTCATTGAAGTGCTCACATGTCTTTGGCTGTGATGTTAAGCTACATGTTTTGTTCTCTTCTTCTCGGTGGATGGCGACTTTGTTACGAGCTAATCGCTCGCATGTGCCCAACCAAGTTTCCAGCTGGGAGTAATGAACTCTCGAGAGTGACAACAGAAAACGCAAGCGAAGAAGAGACCGGCGAGACGGGACCGCACGCTTGGCTCGTGTCAtctcatgtcatgtcatgtttGGTCTACCTCCGCTTTTGCTATTGCTAAGATCCTTGGCACGTGCTTCGTTCAACAAATCTCTCGGGGTCGTAACAATTGACAGCTTGGTTAACTACATATTAGCATTTATAGTtagatattttataatatttattttttatttaaaaaaattatatttaaatttttatacaGTTGTCGACCTTGTAGATGTCGATCCGCACATCAACAACAAGGAAGAATATGAAGCAAAGCAATGATGCATTTGTATCGAcaccggaggaggaagaggaatgaTGTGAGACATTTGAGTCAACACAGCACACTGCATCAACAATAATGAAGATGAGGCAAAGCGATACGATGCCAAAATAGGAAAAGGAGGTAGGTGAGGTACATCGACGTTGTACCGCtctgtctcctcttcctcctctaacgATATAATCGTTGGTGAGAACAAAGAGAATGTAGAGCGATGATTGCAGACGCAAAGGAGGAAGTGCGATGTTGCATTGAACGATACAATAATCAATGAGAACGAAGAAAAAACAAAACGATGTAACACTGAAGGAGAAAGAGATGAGAAATTTGCACCAATGTGACACTATTCTACCTCCTCCCATTCTGATGATACGATAGTCGATATGAATGAAGAGGAGACAAAGCGATGAGATATCAATGTAGAAGAGTTAGTGCAACGTCGCACCGAATGATGCAATAGTCATTGAGAACGAAGAGGCAATGTAACACCATACCAAACAATGCAATGGCTGATGAGAATGAAGAGGCAAAGCTCGACACTGACACAGATGTCTCacatgcctcctcttcctcctataACACCTACCTCCTCACTTGCCTCCTCTTCTCACTCATTGTAATCGGTGATGCAAATACCTCActtgcttcctcttcttcgtcaATATAGGCACAAAA comes from the Musa acuminata AAA Group cultivar baxijiao chromosome BXJ1-10, Cavendish_Baxijiao_AAA, whole genome shotgun sequence genome and includes:
- the LOC135596124 gene encoding auxin-responsive protein IAA33-like, encoding MSGVELHHAAPKRRWDEQGTLHPGAAPFHQRCGDVGAAAVPAQPPRRKLLSFSAMDDEAAASVVPPVTVVLEGRSICHRIYLDQHTSYESLAKALRRMFVDFDGGDGHGDGGYQELQLANAVPGYMVAYEDMEDDLLLVGDLNWKDFVRVAKRIRIIPAKAGRRKHCGGQ